One Rhea pennata isolate bPtePen1 chromosome 3, bPtePen1.pri, whole genome shotgun sequence DNA segment encodes these proteins:
- the ELOVL5 gene encoding elongation of very long chain fatty acids protein 5 isoform X1, with protein sequence MELLDKTINSYLDVWFGPRDPRVKGWLLLENYTPTFIFSVLYLLIVWLGPKYMRNKQPFSCRGILVVYNLGLTLLSLYMFYELVTGVWEGGYNFFCQDTHSGGEADMKIIRVLWWYYFSKLIEFMDTFFFILRKNNHQITVLHVYHHATMLNIWWFVMNWVPCGHSYFGATLNSFIHVLMYSYYGLSAVPAMRPYLWWKKYITQGQLTQFVLTIFQTSCGVVWPCAFPQGWLYFQISYMISLIILFTNFYIQTYNKKASSRRKEYQNGSTATVNGYTNSFSSLENNVKQRKQRKD encoded by the exons ATGGAACTTCTGGATAAAACAATCAATAGCTACCTTGATGTTTGGTTTGGACCCAGAG accCTAGAGTAAAAGGATGGCTTCTTCTGGAGAACTATACACCTACCTTTATCTTCTCAGTCTTGTACTTACTAATCGTGTGGCTAGGACCAAAGTACATGCGGAATAAACAACCGTTCTCATGCAGGGGTATTCTAGTGGTCTACAACCTTGGACTTACACTGCTTTCTCTATATATGTTTTATGAG CTTGTGACAGGAGTATGGGAAGGAGGATACAATTTCTTCTGTCAAGATACACACAGTGGAGGTGAAGCTGATATGAAG ATCATACGTGTACTCTGGTGGTACTATTTCTCCAAATTGATTGAATTCAtggatacctttttttttattctgcgGAAAAATAATCATCAGATCACTGTTCTGCATGTCTATCACCACGCAACAATGCTGAACATCTGGTGGTTTGTTATGAACTGGGTGCCTTGCGGTCACT CTTACTTTGGTGCCACACTGAATAGCTTTATCCATGTCCTCATGTACTCCTACTACGGATTGTCGGCTGTTCCAGCCATGCGTCCGTATCTGTGGTGGAAGAAGTACATCACTCAGGGGCAGCTG ACTCAATTTGTCCTGACAATCTTCCAGACCAGCTGTGGTGTTGTTTGGCCATGTGCATTTCCTCAGGGGTGGCTGTATTTCCAGATCTCTTACATGATTTCTTTGATTATCCTCTTCACAAATTTCTATATCCAG ACTTACAACAAGAAGGCGTCTTCGAGGAGGAAAGAGTATCAAAATGGCTCTACAGCCACTGTGAACGGGTAcacaaacagcttttcttcccttGAGAACaatgtgaaacaaagaaaacaaaggaaggaTTGA
- the ELOVL5 gene encoding elongation of very long chain fatty acids protein 5 isoform X2, which translates to MELLDKTINSYLDVWFGPRDPRVKGWLLLENYTPTFIFSVLYLLIVWLGPKYMRNKQPFSCRGILVVYNLGLTLLSLYMFYELVTGVWEGGYNFFCQDTHSGGEADMKIIRVLWWYYFSKLIEFMDTFFFILRKNNHQITVLHVYHHATMLNIWWFVMNWVPCGHSYFGATLNSFIHVLMYSYYGLSAVPAMRPYLWWKKYITQGQLLYREGCGSPRGQQINHEPAMCPSGQEGQWYPGCIGKSVASRSREVILPLYSALGRATPGVLCPVLGSPGQERHGATGESPA; encoded by the exons ATGGAACTTCTGGATAAAACAATCAATAGCTACCTTGATGTTTGGTTTGGACCCAGAG accCTAGAGTAAAAGGATGGCTTCTTCTGGAGAACTATACACCTACCTTTATCTTCTCAGTCTTGTACTTACTAATCGTGTGGCTAGGACCAAAGTACATGCGGAATAAACAACCGTTCTCATGCAGGGGTATTCTAGTGGTCTACAACCTTGGACTTACACTGCTTTCTCTATATATGTTTTATGAG CTTGTGACAGGAGTATGGGAAGGAGGATACAATTTCTTCTGTCAAGATACACACAGTGGAGGTGAAGCTGATATGAAG ATCATACGTGTACTCTGGTGGTACTATTTCTCCAAATTGATTGAATTCAtggatacctttttttttattctgcgGAAAAATAATCATCAGATCACTGTTCTGCATGTCTATCACCACGCAACAATGCTGAACATCTGGTGGTTTGTTATGAACTGGGTGCCTTGCGGTCACT CTTACTTTGGTGCCACACTGAATAGCTTTATCCATGTCCTCATGTACTCCTACTACGGATTGTCGGCTGTTCCAGCCATGCGTCCGTATCTGTGGTGGAAGAAGTACATCACTCAGGGGCAGCTG ctctacagagaaggatgTGGGAGTCCTCGTGGACAACAaattaaccatgagccagcaatgtgcccttctggacaagaaggccagtggtatcctgggtgcattggaaagagtgttgccagcaggtcgagggaggtgatcctgcccctctactcagccctggggagggccacacctggagtgctgtgtccggttctgggctccccaggacaagagagacatggagctactggagagagtccagcgtag
- the ELOVL5 gene encoding elongation of very long chain fatty acids protein 5 isoform X3 yields the protein MINYPRVKGWLLLENYTPTFIFSVLYLLIVWLGPKYMRNKQPFSCRGILVVYNLGLTLLSLYMFYELVTGVWEGGYNFFCQDTHSGGEADMKIIRVLWWYYFSKLIEFMDTFFFILRKNNHQITVLHVYHHATMLNIWWFVMNWVPCGHSYFGATLNSFIHVLMYSYYGLSAVPAMRPYLWWKKYITQGQLTQFVLTIFQTSCGVVWPCAFPQGWLYFQISYMISLIILFTNFYIQTYNKKASSRRKEYQNGSTATVNGYTNSFSSLENNVKQRKQRKD from the exons ATGATTAATT accCTAGAGTAAAAGGATGGCTTCTTCTGGAGAACTATACACCTACCTTTATCTTCTCAGTCTTGTACTTACTAATCGTGTGGCTAGGACCAAAGTACATGCGGAATAAACAACCGTTCTCATGCAGGGGTATTCTAGTGGTCTACAACCTTGGACTTACACTGCTTTCTCTATATATGTTTTATGAG CTTGTGACAGGAGTATGGGAAGGAGGATACAATTTCTTCTGTCAAGATACACACAGTGGAGGTGAAGCTGATATGAAG ATCATACGTGTACTCTGGTGGTACTATTTCTCCAAATTGATTGAATTCAtggatacctttttttttattctgcgGAAAAATAATCATCAGATCACTGTTCTGCATGTCTATCACCACGCAACAATGCTGAACATCTGGTGGTTTGTTATGAACTGGGTGCCTTGCGGTCACT CTTACTTTGGTGCCACACTGAATAGCTTTATCCATGTCCTCATGTACTCCTACTACGGATTGTCGGCTGTTCCAGCCATGCGTCCGTATCTGTGGTGGAAGAAGTACATCACTCAGGGGCAGCTG ACTCAATTTGTCCTGACAATCTTCCAGACCAGCTGTGGTGTTGTTTGGCCATGTGCATTTCCTCAGGGGTGGCTGTATTTCCAGATCTCTTACATGATTTCTTTGATTATCCTCTTCACAAATTTCTATATCCAG ACTTACAACAAGAAGGCGTCTTCGAGGAGGAAAGAGTATCAAAATGGCTCTACAGCCACTGTGAACGGGTAcacaaacagcttttcttcccttGAGAACaatgtgaaacaaagaaaacaaaggaaggaTTGA